AAAAAACGAATCTTTAAAAAAGAGTTTGTCTTTGTTTTGTTCATCAGTTTGTTTGTTAGGATTATTATATATAAAGTGAGAATGGCTGTTCAGGCTCAGCAACAACAGCATTCAGAGAACCTAGGTATTAGTTTTTGTGGTTCATCATCACAGGAATGGATAATGGAGAATAACAATGCTTGTGGCGTTGGTGGTTTTGATCAACAATTATATCTTTCTCTTCAACAACAGCAACTGtttcagcaacaacagcaacagatgATGTTGCAGAATCAACAGAGAAACTTTAGTAATCAGAACATGGGTTTTGATTATTGTGGTCAGCAACTAGTTTCTACTTCTAATAATAATAACCATGATTCTTCTCTTCATTCATCAATGGCGTTTACTCAATCATTACTCTCTCAAGTTGAGAAACAACAGAGGCAGGAAATTGATCGTTTTGTTGCATTACAGGTAAATAATAATCAACCATATAAATTTAAATatgggtttcttttgtttttccaattttcatgaatttaatttgttatttttctgatttttgttgCGGGAACAGAACGAGAGACTAAGATTAGCCTTGCATGAGCAGAGAAAGCAGCAGTTGGCCGTAATGCTAGCAAGTTTAGAATCTAAAGCAGTGAACTTATTGCAACAAAAAAACGATCAACTATCAGAAGCCACAAAGAAGACAATGGAACTTGAACAATGTCTTAGAAAAGCAGAAATGGAAAACCAAGTATGGCAAAGAATCGGTAAAGAAAACGAAGCAATGGTTATAGCTCTGCACAACACATTGGACCAAGTTAAAGAAAATGTCTATTGCTATTCATCCGTAGCTGAAGATGCCGG
This is a stretch of genomic DNA from Papaver somniferum cultivar HN1 chromosome 1, ASM357369v1, whole genome shotgun sequence. It encodes these proteins:
- the LOC113330471 gene encoding probable BOI-related E3 ubiquitin-protein ligase 3; the encoded protein is MAVQAQQQQHSENLGISFCGSSSQEWIMENNNACGVGGFDQQLYLSLQQQQLFQQQQQQMMLQNQQRNFSNQNMGFDYCGQQLVSTSNNNNHDSSLHSSMAFTQSLLSQVEKQQRQEIDRFVALQNERLRLALHEQRKQQLAVMLASLESKAVNLLQQKNDQLSEATKKTMELEQCLRKAEMENQVWQRIGKENEAMVIALHNTLDQVKENVYCYSSVAEDAGSCCDNYDDNNVHNNPEPEQVDENSLMMMNKIVCKGCNSRDSCILLFPCRHLCLCKSCDAFSSHCPVCKCVKNGSMEVYMSMP